The genome window AGTTTAACATGAATTCATCAGTTTTCCTTTCTAAATGACACAATGAGCAGGCCTAAGAAACAGCTGAagcttcctttcctctttgcACCGTCTGTTTTAAAAGACATGTCCCCTTGTAAACAGACGTTTGACATGATTTAGATTTCAGTAGAGGAAACAAGCCCATTATGCATGTTTTCATTTTGCCAAACTATATAAAAGTTTTTACCTAATTGAGAAGTTCATCTAGTTactgttacagaaaaaaatatactattgcttcttcttcttcttcttcttcttcttcttcttcttcttcttcttcttcttcttcttcttcttcttcttcttcttcaggaaAATACCAAATGGTGGACGACGCCGGTGCAGaggacgggtgtgtgtgtgtgtgtgtgtgtgtgtgtgtgtgtgtgtgtgtgtgtgagatatgtgGCCATGGTCAAGGCCGCAGGGCTGGTGGAGGTAAAGCTGAAGACAAGGAGTGGATCCCCGTCACCATGCTGGGCCGCCTGGTTAAAGACATGAAGATCAAGTCCCTGGAGGAGATCTACCTGTTCTCCCTGCCCACTAAGGAATCCAAGATCATTGACTTTTTCCTGGGCGCATCCCTAAAGGATGAGGTCCTAAAGATCATGCCAGTGCAGAAGCAGACTTGGGTTGGCCAGCGGACCAGGTTCAAGGCTTTTGTCGCTATTGGGAACTACAATGGTCATGTTGGTCTTGGTGTTAAGTGCTCCAAGGAAGTAGCCACTGCCATCCGAGGGGCCATCATCTTGGCCAAGCTGTCCATTGTCCCTGTGCGGAGAGGCCACTGGGGGAACAAGATTGGCAAGCCCCACACTGTCCCGTGCAAAGTGACAGGCCgctgtggctctgtgttggtgCGTCTCATCCCTGCCCCCAGGGGCACTGGCATCGTCTCTGCTCCTGTGCCTAAGAAGCTACTGATGATGGCCGGTGTTGATGACCGCTACACGTCAGCCAGGGGCTGCACTGCCACCCCGGGCAACTTTGTCAAAGCCACCGTTGATGCCATCTCCAAGACCTACTGCTACCTGACCCCAGACCTCTGGAAAGAGACAGTGTTCACCAAGTCTCCTTATCAGGAATTCACTAACCACCTTGCTAAAACCCACACCAGAATCTCTgttcagagaacccaggctccagctgtggcCACCATATAAAggtttttatacaagaaaaataaagtgaattaaatctgtttatatatttgttaacACTTTGAAATTTGTAAaggtctttaaaaaatacttgtgaGTTAAAAATTAGATGTAATTCAATCTTTCGAGATTTAAAGTGGGCATCTATTGATgcccaaaatacatttaaattttgtttttcctttctggaaatgACTATGATGACTATGTCATCAACCGTCCAGAATCACGAGAATGCTGAGGAAGCAGACTATGCTGTTTCTTGGCTCTTACAATGTGGgcgattattttaaaataatttgggtGCTGGCTCGTACAGCATTTGTTTGTTGGAGACCTGGGAAAATCACAAGGCAGTCTGCAGCATAGATAGTTATGCCATCTTAGGATATTTTAAACCTGAAGTCCATTGTTCTGTTcttaataacattttatatttaaccTAAAAGATGAGATTTgatatttagtttaaaaaaaattatagctgggtgatggtggcacacacctttaatcccagcactcgggaggcagagccaggcagatctctgtgagtttgaggccagcctgggctatcaagtaagttccaggaaaggcccacagagctacacagaaaccctgtctcgaaaaaccaaaaaaaaaaaaaaaattacttatgctTCAGACTTGGGCTGCTTGGGAAATTACCTTACCAAAATGCAGATTCATTTAAGAtgtggctgagggagagacaACAGCTGCAGCCATGGTCAGCCCAAGCAGCATCACATCAGGCCAGAGTGGGGTCCTGTTTCCCCTCGGCCTGTAGCCAAGCTAAGCCAAGCATGGAGAAATGCAAGGCAGCCCACAGCGGCACCCCaggtgagaaagaaagacagaacatGAGGGGCGTGGATTATGGAGGACTGACAAGACAGTGTCTCCCATCCACAAGCTCTACCTAACTTGGCTCTTTAAAGGGAATCCTGGCACATTCTGTGTTATACCTTCCGAATGGTTTTCTTTACTTCCTGTAGTTCCCTACTGACTCCTGAAACTGAGTCAGTTTCTGCTTAAAATGGATAATGATGAACCAAGGAGATTCTGCCCACCCTCTGTGAAAAAGGCTTCATCGTACATGTAATGCTGCCCACTTAGGAAGCTTAAACAACATCCGAGAAAAATCTTCCACCTGGACAATCTTGCTGTTTGAAAGCCTGGTGAATAGCTGCTTGTCCTgacagtgttttttattttattcgaGAGACACTTGTACATGATCTATTTGTAACAACTAACCCTGTCCCATAAGCCTGTAAGAGATCTAAAAATTTAGGCAGTGTTGTAGCCCCCATTGCCCTGCTGAGAGAAAAATTCTGAATCTCACTTCCATAGGAGAAGCTGGCTTCATATGTTAAAAAAACCTCCATATAACTCTTACATATCGTGGAGCTAGTTGTTCTGGCTGTCTTATATACGTACTCTATAAGCAGTCTACGATACAAAGCTTTAGGAAACACCTTACAAAGATGATAGTCTATAAAATAGAATTGTTAGGGATGCTAACCTTATCCAGGCTTTGTGTattcctgtgctggctagttttatgtcaacttgacacaagctagagtcatctgagaggagggaccatcaattgagaaaatgcctccttaagagctggctgtaaggaattttcttaattaatgattatttgaggagggcccagtccactgttgGTGatgtgtgggagcctgttttcaggttccttgtggatTTACCCAGGAGGTCCGCATAGagaaggatgattaggaccacgggcctgagtgcaggtgtctgagatggtctgcacttggctgtgctgggggaggaggtcttttgctccaccccttggtgtctctataaataccctggggcagagacagtcagggcccattggaataggttccaggccctctagtggctattctttattttctgtttatctccacaatctaaatccttctaatatttcctgctgctcccactcaagaaaactctggggaactgtggggctggtgggtaaatgccccacagtggtgccacccctgggtaggtagtcctgggttctataagaaagcaggctgagcaagccacgaggaacaagtcagtaagcagcatccctccatggtctctgtatcagctcctaccttcaggttcctgccctgtgcaagttcctgtcttgacttccttcagtgatgaacatgtaaactaaataaaccgtttcctccctaacttgctttttggtcatggtgtttcatggcagcaatagaaaccctaactaaaataaTTCATACCTGTATTAAGAATATGTTCCTCAGGAAAGGCAAGCACACAGGCCCTAACATTGGCCCCCACACTGGGCCTCCTGGTGATTAAAAGATAATGAACACTTATAACTCTACAAATAGTACTTAATATTCAAGTTAGTTTTACTCTTGGTGGTTTCTGTAAATTTCACACCTGTTGTCTGTTAATGTTCTGAGAAAACATTTGCTCTTGATCACTGTGTTCttgttaagctttttttttttttttttctaacataagATCTGTAGGAAAGAAGATATGTGTGCTTGGATACAGATgttggtggaggccagaggtgtcagattccctggagctggagttacagttgctTGTGAACCGTttgacttgaactcagatcctctacaagagcaggatgtactgctcttcaccactgagctgcctATCTGGCCCTGCGGCTAAGCTTTATAACTATTGTATATGAACTGTCTACAGAACTATTTGCTCTTCAGTGGTGTTTCTAGAAAGTTTTATGGCTAATTATTGTCCTTTATCATGCTGCAGAAGTACAACTTCTGACAAAGGAACAGCAATGGATCCCTGAGACACTAGAACGTCATTCACAATGCCAACAGCTTGGACTCCGGGTATAGTCGACCTAAGAACCACTCCTTTCATACCTTAGTTGCTTAAAATTGGCCACCAAGGGTTGATTGGCACTGACTTCCTGGCATCTGTCACCCCACATTGTGGAATCAAATCAGACCGACTCTGAGCCTTGAGTCACTGACACCCATCAGTGTAAACAGCGGCACCAAGAGATTCATTCACAGTTCACTGTTCCCCACATCTCCGCACAGAGAAGGCACAGCTAGGAGACTGTAGCCCCGACAATGAGCCTGCTTCTAGGGACATGCAAGGGCCTGCAGCACAAGAGTTCTATGCACTGGAATAGAGAGGGCCCCTTGGAAACCACCCCCAGATGATCTTcagcaaaacaaagcaaggcCTCAGCCACTCAGTTTTTAGTGCCATATTCTGaaatacacagagacaaaaaAGATCACCAGGTATTCAAAGAAAGCGTCCCAATGCAAATAGACAattaacaaataaagaaataaaatcaaggagGAGACAAAGACTATGAGAAACAATAATTCTAAATGGCTGT of Peromyscus leucopus breed LL Stock chromosome 5, UCI_PerLeu_2.1, whole genome shotgun sequence contains these proteins:
- the LOC114709972 gene encoding 40S ribosomal protein S2-like, coding for MLGRLVKDMKIKSLEEIYLFSLPTKESKIIDFFLGASLKDEVLKIMPVQKQTWVGQRTRFKAFVAIGNYNGHVGLGVKCSKEVATAIRGAIILAKLSIVPVRRGHWGNKIGKPHTVPCKVTGRCGSVLVRLIPAPRGTGIVSAPVPKKLLMMAGVDDRYTSARGCTATPGNFVKATVDAISKTYCYLTPDLWKETVFTKSPYQEFTNHLAKTHTRISVQRTQAPAVATI